In Amycolatopsis methanolica 239, a single genomic region encodes these proteins:
- a CDS encoding GNAT family N-acetyltransferase, producing MSVEWREIRTDRLLLRPLRPEDRDDVVEIQTDPGTNRYHPAPPGEEETEVKLTAWLEHWKAHGFGYLAVVPLATGAVAGIGGLQHLEFGGARLLNLYYRFRPGVWGRGYATEMARAVVEWAERELPEFPVQISVNIANEPSLRVAERLGFTVYTETFYDGAVSRHFRKLPKPEDARRA from the coding sequence GTGAGCGTCGAGTGGCGGGAGATCCGCACTGACCGCCTGTTGCTGCGGCCACTGCGCCCGGAGGACCGGGACGACGTCGTCGAGATCCAGACCGACCCGGGGACCAACCGCTACCACCCCGCGCCGCCCGGCGAGGAGGAGACCGAGGTCAAGCTCACCGCCTGGCTCGAACACTGGAAGGCCCACGGGTTCGGCTACCTCGCGGTGGTGCCGCTCGCCACTGGTGCGGTCGCGGGTATCGGCGGGCTGCAGCACCTGGAGTTCGGCGGCGCCCGGCTGCTGAACCTCTACTACCGTTTCCGGCCCGGGGTGTGGGGGCGCGGCTACGCGACCGAGATGGCCCGGGCGGTGGTCGAGTGGGCGGAGCGGGAGCTGCCCGAGTTTCCGGTGCAGATCAGCGTGAACATCGCCAACGAGCCGTCACTGCGCGTCGCGGAGCGGCTCGGGTTCACCGTCTACACCGAGACCTTCTACGACGGCGCCGTGTCCCGCCACTTCCGGAAGCTCCCGAAGCCCGAAGACGCGCGGCGGGCCTAG
- a CDS encoding alpha/beta fold hydrolase: MADLPLVLLHAFPVDARMWNPVRGGLTTRHRLITPDQRGLGRTPLPGTDREPSLDDAARDVVALLDKLELEQVVLGGCSMGGYVSMAVLRAAPERVAGLVLIDTKATADAPEAAQARRDLALRAESEGVTGWLAEAMLPNVLSAETRETRPDVVETVRDLIDSQPPAGVAWAARAMADRPDSTALLAATDVPALVIVGEDDGLTPPHGAQAMAETLPSGELVVVPQAGHLTPLEAPAMVIEAILGWWPFA; this comes from the coding sequence ATGGCTGATCTTCCCCTGGTCCTCCTCCACGCCTTCCCGGTGGACGCCCGCATGTGGAACCCCGTCCGCGGCGGTCTGACCACCCGGCACCGGCTGATCACGCCCGACCAGCGGGGCCTCGGGCGGACGCCGCTGCCCGGGACCGACCGCGAGCCCAGCCTCGACGACGCCGCCCGGGACGTGGTCGCCCTGCTCGACAAGCTCGAACTGGAGCAGGTCGTGCTCGGCGGCTGCTCCATGGGCGGCTACGTGAGCATGGCCGTGCTGCGCGCCGCGCCCGAGCGCGTCGCCGGGCTGGTCCTCATCGACACGAAGGCGACCGCGGACGCGCCCGAGGCGGCCCAGGCCCGGCGGGACCTGGCGTTGCGCGCCGAGTCCGAGGGCGTGACCGGCTGGCTCGCCGAGGCCATGCTGCCGAACGTGCTCAGCGCCGAGACCCGCGAGACCCGCCCAGACGTGGTCGAGACGGTGCGTGACCTCATCGACAGCCAACCCCCGGCGGGCGTGGCATGGGCCGCTCGCGCGATGGCCGACCGGCCGGACTCCACCGCGTTGCTGGCCGCCACCGACGTGCCCGCCCTGGTGATCGTGGGCGAGGACGACGGGCTCACCCCACCCCACGGCGCCCAGGCGATGGCCGAGACGTTGCCCAGCGGCGAACTGGTGGTCGTGCCCCAGGCCGGGCACCTCACGCCGCTGGAAGCGCCGGCCATGGTCATCGAGGCGATCCTGGGCTGGTGGCCCTTCGCGTGA
- a CDS encoding maleylpyruvate isomerase family mycothiol-dependent enzyme, with translation MEKPGYLTALRRDGGRLAEAVRDLRAAVPACPGWDVAELVWHTGEVHWFWRQIASGAVPGPDDYREPPRPADDELVTWFAEGVDALAGALAALDPAEPRWTWAERKDAGFIQRRIAQETAVHCWDALSAAGRDEPVERELAVDGIDEFLRFFLPDAPPAGFRADVHLHATDGPGEWLVRPSGANWSVTGEHRKATAAVRGTASDLLLLLWRRKGPEEVEVLGDAGPLEEFVDVSQLN, from the coding sequence ATGGAGAAGCCCGGGTACCTCACGGCGTTGCGCAGGGACGGCGGCCGCTTGGCGGAAGCGGTGCGAGACCTGCGTGCGGCGGTGCCTGCGTGCCCGGGCTGGGACGTGGCCGAGCTGGTCTGGCACACCGGCGAAGTCCACTGGTTCTGGCGGCAGATCGCGTCCGGAGCGGTTCCCGGGCCGGACGACTACCGGGAGCCGCCGCGGCCGGCGGACGACGAGCTGGTGACGTGGTTCGCCGAGGGGGTCGATGCGCTGGCGGGCGCCTTGGCCGCGCTCGACCCGGCCGAGCCCAGGTGGACGTGGGCGGAGCGGAAGGACGCGGGGTTCATCCAGCGCCGGATAGCCCAGGAGACGGCGGTGCACTGCTGGGACGCGCTGTCGGCGGCAGGGCGGGACGAACCAGTCGAGCGGGAGCTCGCGGTGGACGGGATCGACGAGTTCCTCCGGTTCTTCCTCCCGGACGCCCCACCGGCCGGCTTCCGGGCGGACGTGCACCTCCACGCGACGGACGGTCCGGGCGAGTGGCTGGTCCGGCCGTCCGGCGCGAACTGGTCGGTGACGGGCGAGCACCGCAAGGCCACGGCGGCGGTGCGCGGGACGGCGTCGGACCTGTTGCTGCTGCTGTGGCGCCGGAAGGGTCCCGAAGAGGTCGAGGTACTCGGCGACGCCGGGCCCCTGGAGGAGTTCGTTGATGTTTCTCAACTGAATTAG
- a CDS encoding phosphotransferase family protein: MLQSLAREVALSSFLEMRDAPVVPPFESPGPHVANGLPVTLWRFTRHDPNHVFAPGEAAWSLAALHAALRDFPDPLDAPGPLAEARSWISRFDLPAELADEVDALEAALPDGPAQPLHGDAHPGNLLATASEPHWLDFEDTWAGPVLWGLACLALTTRLDGRAAVAAYPGAPDPDELAPWLRLRDLFGVCWRFAIARRFPERLPEVQADLRRFKTVGGSR; the protein is encoded by the coding sequence GTGCTCCAGTCGCTGGCCCGCGAAGTGGCACTCTCGTCGTTCCTCGAGATGCGGGACGCGCCGGTCGTGCCGCCGTTCGAAAGCCCAGGTCCGCACGTCGCGAACGGTCTTCCGGTCACATTGTGGCGTTTCACACGTCACGACCCGAATCACGTCTTCGCCCCCGGCGAGGCGGCCTGGTCGCTGGCCGCACTGCACGCCGCGCTGCGGGATTTCCCCGATCCGCTGGACGCGCCGGGACCGCTGGCAGAGGCCCGTTCCTGGATCTCGCGGTTCGACCTGCCTGCGGAGCTGGCGGACGAGGTCGACGCCCTCGAGGCGGCGCTGCCGGACGGCCCGGCGCAGCCCCTGCACGGCGACGCGCACCCGGGCAACCTGCTGGCCACGGCGAGCGAGCCGCACTGGCTCGACTTCGAGGACACCTGGGCCGGGCCGGTCCTCTGGGGCCTGGCATGCCTGGCGCTGACCACGCGGCTGGACGGCCGCGCCGCGGTCGCCGCGTACCCGGGCGCGCCGGATCCCGACGAGCTGGCGCCGTGGCTGAGGCTGCGCGACCTGTTCGGGGTGTGCTGGCGGTTCGCGATCGCGCGCCGGTTCCCGGAACGGTTGCCGGAAGTGCAGGCTGACCTGCGGCGATTCAAAACTGTCGGTGGGTCCCGCTAG